The following are from one region of the Vanessa atalanta chromosome 5, ilVanAtal1.2, whole genome shotgun sequence genome:
- the LOC125064349 gene encoding ubiquitin-like protein 4A, which yields MNIIIKQLQGGECNLQVKPTTKILDIKHHIAMKLKIPIAEQKLLLLGRTLADDQIIESYPSIKNGTKLNLIVKKTQGLLEVSTKYFKKHGMTETEARNAANRLLKVVEEKFNKLSWDDIERLSLDCMLEECGHPRPAIEQDQDTECEDAFGL from the exons atgaatattattataaagcagTTACAAGGAGGGGAATGTAATTTACAG gtGAAGCCAACAACAAAGATATTAGACATTAAACACCACATTGCTATGAAGCTGAAAATACCTATAGCAGAACAGAAACTTCTACTTTTAGGTCGAACTCTTGCAGATGATCAAATCATTGAATCATATCCATCAATCAAAAATGGCactaaattaaatctaatcgTAAAGAAGACTCAAGGACTTCTAGAagtatctacaaaatattttaaaaaacatggcATGACGGAAACAGAAGCCAGAAATGCAgcaaatcgtttgttaaaagTTGTTGaggaaaaattcaataaattatcttGGGATGATATTGAGAGGTTAAGTCTTGATTGTATGCTAGAAGAATGTGGACATCCTCGCCCTGCCATTGAACAGGATCAAGATACTGAATGTGAAGATGCATTTGGATTGTGA